Genomic DNA from Rahnella variigena:
AAATCAATGTGATATTGCTGCCTCAGTCCAGGCCTGGGCACCTCGAATATGCCATCGACGCTGAACTGAAAGACCTCGGGCTGGTGCGTTTCGGAACAGAGTTTATGCCGGAAGGCCGCGTGCTGATGCGTCATATGAAACAACAGAATTACGTGTGACAAATTTAAAATATTTTAATTCCTGTTTTTTAAAATTTAATGTCAACAGGGAGGAGTAACCCAAGATCATGAAATAGCCTCTAAATAAAACAGATGATATGCATGGAAAAGCTAACCAGGCGCAATGTCTGGTCATTTTAATTAATAAAGGGTTTTTATATATGTTTAAAGGTATTTTTTTACTGACCACCGCCTCATTATTTTCTTTAAGCGCACAAGCGGGGCTATTTGGAGGCGAAGATTTCAAATGTGGCAGAGAGGATGCTGTCAAAGCTGTTCAGGACTACATCAAAAGTGAAGCAGGAGCGAAACTGCAGAACGATTACATTACCAGTCCTGAGACATTCCATAAAAAAGACATTCAGGAATTTCAGAGTAAAATAGATTCAATACCCATGACGATTTCAAATGTCTCAACCACATCAACAACCGACGGAACGCTGAATTGCAGTGCAACAATAGCGGCACAACTTCCACCAGAAACCCTTGAAGTGTTAAAAAACAATCCGGAGTATCTGTCCAGTATCATTTCAGATAATGGGAAAATGAATAATGGCAAGGTTGTGTGGAGTAATTATCCCTACAGTCTCAGCCTGGCAGATAACAAAAAAGATATATCAGTAAGCAGAATTAATTACATTCAGAATTCTTTATATCAAATGTCCACGCTCGCAGTGAATAAAGATTATATCATCACTTCCAAATTCACCGTAAAATTATCCAGTTCAAAAAATAATTATGCGAGAAGCGACAGAAACTTGAATGATATCTGGAAAAGCCTCCCGGACTCGATTAAAACTTCCATGAAGAAATCACAACAAGCCTGGGTGAATGAAAAAGCGCTTAAATGCGGAAAATTATCTGATGCGGATATGGAAATTACGCCGATTCAAAACAGGATTAATACTTATGATTGTCAGACAAAAATGACGAATGAACGCATCGAATTTTTAGGTGGGGATAATTATTAATTTACCATGTTAGTCATTGTGCACCCAGAGAGTCGGGTGCACAAACTTCACTGCCAAATAACGCTTTCTCAGGTAAGACAAGATGATGACCCAAGAAAAAAACCGCCAATTGCGCACCGGTGGCGATCCGCGTGCGCTGGCTGATTACGCCGGTTTGCGCGAAGAACTGAGTAAACTGACGCATCCGGCCCGTCCCGACGTTGACTGGAAAAAGGTAGAACAGCTGTGTCTGAACCTGTTTCAGCAAAACGGCATAGAGCTGCAAACTGCGTCATGGTATACCCAGGCCAGAACTCAGCTTATTGGCCTGACGGGTCTCAATGAAGGTCTGGCGATCCTTGAGGCGTTAATCTCCCGTCAGTGGTCCGCGCTGTGGCCATTGCCGGTGCATGCGCGGATGGAAATTCTGACCGGTCTGAGCCAGCGCCTGCAGCAGTCGCTGCGTACCATGACGCTGGAGTATCGCGATCTACCTGCGATTTATCAGGCGGAAAAGCTGATCACTTCGTTGTGCGATGTGCTGCAACGTCTGGAACTGAAACACGCCAGCCAGTTCGACGCATTAGGCACGTTTATGCACGGAGCCGCCGTCCGTCTGGAAAATATGCACGCCGCTACCGATGCGGCCGTAGTGCTGCCCGCCGCGGGAGTTCAGGCAGAAACTCAGTTAGAAAACGCGCCCAGAGAACAATGGGTGTATGTCACGCAAGCTGAGGCCGCCGAATCCCAGGTGGTGATCGCCCCGCCGCCGCCGGTAAAACGCGTAGTCCAGTGGAAGGGATTTATTGCAGGTGTGGCGATTACGGCGCTGGCGGGCATTGGTCTTCAGGCGGGCATCCATGCGTTCTATCGTCCGCAGGCCGCAATGCAACTGACCGCAATGCTGCCGGTTCTCCCGAAACCCCTTAGCCCGCAGGCACTGGAAACGCTGAAATCTCAGCAGGCGGATATGCTCAACCGTGAAGCACCCGCGCTGATTGCAGCGATGCAAAAACAGGTCGACCAGCTGGCAAAACTCTCTCCTCGCTGGGCACTGGACTCCGGAACGCAACTGGTCAAACAGACACAAACGCTGTTGCCGGATAACCCGGCGACTCAGCAGCTGGCAAAAAACTGGTCACAGCATATGAACGCCAGCGCGGTTCCGCTGGAAAATCT
This window encodes:
- a CDS encoding lysozyme inhibitor LprI family protein, which produces MFKGIFLLTTASLFSLSAQAGLFGGEDFKCGREDAVKAVQDYIKSEAGAKLQNDYITSPETFHKKDIQEFQSKIDSIPMTISNVSTTSTTDGTLNCSATIAAQLPPETLEVLKNNPEYLSSIISDNGKMNNGKVVWSNYPYSLSLADNKKDISVSRINYIQNSLYQMSTLAVNKDYIITSKFTVKLSSSKNNYARSDRNLNDIWKSLPDSIKTSMKKSQQAWVNEKALKCGKLSDADMEITPIQNRINTYDCQTKMTNERIEFLGGDNY
- a CDS encoding VasL domain-containing protein, with protein sequence MMTQEKNRQLRTGGDPRALADYAGLREELSKLTHPARPDVDWKKVEQLCLNLFQQNGIELQTASWYTQARTQLIGLTGLNEGLAILEALISRQWSALWPLPVHARMEILTGLSQRLQQSLRTMTLEYRDLPAIYQAEKLITSLCDVLQRLELKHASQFDALGTFMHGAAVRLENMHAATDAAVVLPAAGVQAETQLENAPREQWVYVTQAEAAESQVVIAPPPPVKRVVQWKGFIAGVAITALAGIGLQAGIHAFYRPQAAMQLTAMLPVLPKPLSPQALETLKSQQADMLNREAPALIAAMQKQVDQLAKLSPRWALDSGTQLVKQTQTLLPDNPATQQLAKNWSQHMNASAVPLENLDGWNQANTQLQQLADKLNGLDEQRGKYMTVSQLKSSVFAIQQALNSSPPVEESLRKLAQDKQQNKNVSPQMVMQTDNQFTQLLNRYALLASTPDHAQPQP